acaacaataaacaaacagtgaATGTCAGTAAATATAATTATCCCTGACAGGTTGTCTAAATTATGTTGCCATGGGAACCAAACGCACAAATCGGACCATCGAGGATTCTTTACAACTGCCACGCAGCCCAGCTACTCCTGACAGGGGCAATCAATCAAATGAGTGGATAAGTTGTAAGACCAGACCTCAAGCTGGTCCAAAAATCCAAGTTGAACgagagaggggaggggaagACTGGAGAGCTAGAGCGATGGACAGAATACAAGACAGACcaagagagggaaggagggatgTGGAACAAGACcacagagaaagggagagatttTTTCAATTTAAAGGTAGAGCAGATGAAATGAACTTGAGAGAAAGGGACCGAAGGAGAGAGGAGGGCAGATATACAAATGGACGAGTTACCTCTATACAACAGCATGAAGagtacagagaaagagagaagggagaCACTTTCCCCAGGACTATGAGACAAAGTAacgaaagagaaagaagaccGAGACATTCTGTTGATCTGAATAGTGAGAAATTGGTGGAGATAGGTACTGGTAGGTCGAGGGAATTAAACATGATTGaaattgaaagagagagagaaagagaacgagcTAAAAAGGCTGACAAAGATACCCAGAGGTACAGAGAAATGGAAGGgcagagagagattgagagaagaAGATTAAAGGAAGAGATGAAAAGAAATGCAGGAAGAAGATTAGAGGAGGCGGATTTAGACCGAATAAGGTGGGACCCTGGTAAGAGGGAAAGAAGAgtagagagatacacagaggtCAGTGGCAGTGACCAACAGATCTCAAAAAGGCGAGAAAAAGACCAAGTTCGAGACAGACCCAGAGACAGAGAAGACCGGTTTGAGTCTCTACAACCAACAAGAAttataatgaaagaaagagataacttttcagacagagaggagagagatggaaggaggAGGGGAgtgcagaaagagagacacagatacaCAAAGAGTGAGGGTGATACGGATGGGGAAAAGGAGAGACAGGTAACAAGGGAGGAGGATGCTGTGACAACCAGACTTGATGCTAGGCTTGAGCTAGACAATGAAAAAGGAACAACCATCATCAAATTGACAGAAAAAGAGCGGCGCAGGGAGGTGGAAAggcagaaggaaagagagagaagaaaggagaaagaaacaGCTTTGCGATTTAACAAGAGGGAAGGGAATAAAGAAGGGATGatggagagatacagagagagagacgtaagAGAGAGGGATTGGcccagagaagagagaggaccTGATGGACCGAGGGATCGATTAAGGGGCACTGAAgatagaagaagagaaaaagaattaaatgaaagaatgaggagggagtatgagagagagggagcacgCAGACCTCCtgcagagagggagatggaCACATATCCGgaatgggcagacagacagagacgaaactgttatgaggaagaaacgaCAGGAAGAAGTAGTCAAACACAGAGGGAGTCAGACAGGAAGATACAGGAGGAAGCCCAAAGAAGCAAAGAGTGGATGCCAGGAAGTGATGTAGAGGGTGACCATCAAAAGAGAATTAAAGATAGCTttgaagagagaatgagagcttCTGAGAGTGAcggggagaaaaagagaagtgAAGAAGTACAGCATATAGCATGGGGGCTAAGGAaagaagaggtaagagaaggCTTTGAAAAAGAGGAAActgagatggaaagagagaaagaaagagaaaaatctgCGCGCAAAATGAGACCACGCAGGAAAATGTGGCTGGAGCCTGGatcaggaagagagagaacagagtcATTACAGGGAGactttaaagagagagagcaagccaGGGAGAGATATGCACAGAGATACAAAGAGCAAAAGACATCAAGAGGTGAAGAAGAAATGTCCACAGACATGTCAACAGAAAGGAAGAATGGAGGAGTAAAATTATTGCTGGAAGACAGGCACAGGGAACTAGATAGTGCTGCTGAGCTTATGAAGGATGTTGatactgagaatttggaagAAATGATAGTAAGTGATGAGATGGTCTTTGATAATGAAGCTTGGTTAGATGTGCCCTACCAGACGGAGGCAGAACATGTGTCTGATAACATGGAGGGGagtgacagagaggaagagcaaGGGAGCGATAGATATGTTAACTCTGAGGGTGAAGAGGGAAGTGAGGGAGCCCGCGAAGAATGGCAGGACAAAGTGACATCAGGAGAtgatggttttgtgactgtgTCCAGTGGTGCAGAAGAAGacgagacagaggcagagaggtTTGAGGACTGTACAGAATTCTGGGCTGGTGGAGATAGAGAGGATCTAGCTAGGCTGTCACCCACAAGCACCCACCAAAGTGAGGGAGAGATTGAAACCAGAATGACCAAAGAGAGAAGTGACCACGCAGTCACTGTCTTTTGTGTGGTTGGTCAAATTCTTCCCAGGTCAGGATTCAACCAAAACCTACTCTTGGATCACATGGAGCGGGAGGAGACCAGTCAGGACTTATCTTCGGAAAtgggtggtgttggtggtgatCAGGATGAAGCACcaaacagagacacagaggcaGAAAGCACAAGCACAAACCATGGCCTCAGTGTGTCTGAGGAGGACATGTCAAGCAGCGATGACTCTAAATGTGATAATACAGAATCTCACCAAATGACCAAAGAAGTTACCCCATCAGAGGACTTGGTAATTAGTGGTGATATAATTGCAGaaaaagacactgaaccctgcCAAACAGAATCTACTGAGACATTGACTCAGATTGAGGATCATGGAAATGCTCAGATGAAAATGACAGATGGAGAAATCCATGTGGAAGGACAAAATGAACTGCAAAGTAGCTGCCATTTAGAGGAGCCAGAGAGTGCAGAGGATACGAAGCGCTTCTCTGCTGCTCCACATGTCAAATGGGCTAAGAATGTGCTCAGCGAGATCTTGGATTCTACTGAAGACGGTACCCTTATCGTACCTCAGCCAAGCATGCTTACTGAGCAGGCAGGTGATGGAGCTCCAGCTGAGACTGAAAGTCATGGAGACTCACCCCTGTATGGCATTGTCCAGAAACCCCGCAAGCACAATCATGACAGAAAATGCATAGACCCTGAGTTAGTGCATTACAAACCAGAGGACACGAAGACAGATATACTGGTAGGAAATGAAATTCTCTTACAGGTAGAGGGGCAGTCAGAGGGAGAAGAAGAACTGTATCTACTCTCCACCAGTCCAGACCTGCACAGTCTCTCTTCTGATAATGAGACAGACAAGGAGGGAAGCAGtaagaatgagaaaaaaacgaagaaaaaaGCAAAGTGGAACATTCTAGGCTCTAACAGCTTCAAAGAATTGGGGAGTGAAGTATGGGGAAGGAGGACTGGGTTCCGAAAGACAGTACAAAAAGTgaatgaagaggaggaggagggagtaGGAATCGGAAGAGACCGCAGAACCCGAGTCTTCAAAACAGGTGAGAGGAGGCTGGTTGTAAACTGGGAGGATGTCATTTCAATATGTTTTAAAAGTGTGCAGTTTAGATT
This Ictalurus furcatus strain D&B chromosome 1, Billie_1.0, whole genome shotgun sequence DNA region includes the following protein-coding sequences:
- the arhgef5 gene encoding uncharacterized protein arhgef5 isoform X1, whose translation is MGTKRTNRTIEDSLQLPRSPATPDRGNQSNEWISCKTRPQAGPKIQVERERGGEDWRARAMDRIQDRPREGRRDVEQDHRERERFFQFKGRADEMNLRERDRRREEGRYTNGRVTSIQQHEEYREREKGDTFPRTMRQSNERERRPRHSVDLNSEKLVEIGTGRSRELNMIEIERERERERAKKADKDTQRYREMEGQREIERRRLKEEMKRNAGRRLEEADLDRIRWDPGKRERRVERYTEVSGSDQQISKRREKDQVRDRPRDREDRFESLQPTRIIMKERDNFSDREERDGRRRGVQKERHRYTKSEGDTDGEKERQVTREEDAVTTRLDARLELDNEKGTTIIKLTEKERRREVERQKERERRKEKETALRFNKREGNKEGMMERYRERDVRERDWPREERGPDGPRDRLRGTEDRRREKELNERMRREYEREGARRPPAEREMDTYPEWADRQRRNCYEEETTGRSSQTQRESDRKIQEEAQRSKEWMPGSDVEGDHQKRIKDSFEERMRASESDGEKKRSEEVQHIAWGLRKEEVREGFEKEETEMEREKEREKSARKMRPRRKMWLEPGSGRERTESLQGDFKEREQARERYAQRYKEQKTSRGEEEMSTDMSTERKNGGVKLLLEDRHRELDSAAELMKDVDTENLEEMIVSDEMVFDNEAWLDVPYQTEAEHVSDNMEGSDREEEQGSDRYVNSEGEEGSEGAREEWQDKVTSGDDGFVTVSSGAEEDETEAERFEDCTEFWAGGDREDLARLSPTSTHQSEGEIETRMTKERSDHAVTVFCVVGQILPRSGFNQNLLLDHMEREETSQDLSSEMGGVGGDQDEAPNRDTEAESTSTNHGLSVSEEDMSSSDDSKCDNTESHQMTKEVTPSEDLVISGDIIAEKDTEPCQTESTETLTQIEDHGNAQMKMTDGEIHVEGQNELQSSCHLEEPESAEDTKRFSAAPHVKWAKNVLSEILDSTEDGTLIVPQPSMLTEQAGDGAPAETESHGDSPLYGIVQKPRKHNHDRKCIDPELVHYKPEDTKTDILVGNEILLQVEGQSEGEEELYLLSTSPDLHSLSSDNETDKEGSSKNEKKTKKKAKWNILGSNSFKELGSEVWGRRTGFRKTVQKVNEEEEEGVGIGRDRRTRVFKTDDEYDDLSSTWNDLDLRSGKETLSRTKMRKSKYYNAQLYQQYSEVVQNRELIHQSHSDASSVSGDVHSFSASSSPSHSPILARRPLPSLPPVLHPHSISHTNSFSSGSVLLAIPHDTPQRPPSPRLSMSFASSPMLWQDLPGVSSNPDLKHLSEDERRLQEVRFEVVTSESSYCSSLDIVVEHFVKCKQLNILLTSQDKNWLFSKLSDVRAISHSFFSQLEERVESDIMSFTVCDIIIKHCSRFRAVYVPYLTNQSYQDKTYQRLMNENTGFRHIVEKLEQSPKCQRLPLRSFLILPFQRITRLKLLVQNIVKRTAPKTVDEAQAIKAMKLLEKMIQDSNDSISQMKNIESLVSLNAKVDFECKTLPLISQSRRLVKEGLVSELRDFTLKEKERSVYIHLFNDYLLLSLPKEGSRFTVIDHAPVTELRAENCRVKLHSLQKNLFRLHMAQRALLLRSETQADKLRWISALSRPHPEIDFNAAQDIPQMQCIRAFVAQQPDELSLEKADVLLVHEQSSDGWVEGTRLSDRHRGWVPDSHLETIVSEKVRQRNLIDTLKITTATATV